A region of the Fibrobacter sp. UWEL genome:
ATCGATGTCGGCTGCACCCCACTGGGCGATGTCCAGGTAGGGCTTTTCGGCGATAAGGGCTGCGTACTTTTCAGCGGCTTCGGGAGCACGTTCGGCAACAGCAGTTGCTGCCTTGTACTTCATGAGGCGCTTTGCGTTACGGGGACGGCAGGGAGCTGCGGAACCGTTAACGGTTACGACCAGCGGCAGCGGTGCTTCCACGGTTTCGACACCACCGTCGATGAGGCGACGGATCACAACCTTCTTGGCTGCCGGGTCCAGGGAGAGAATTTCTTCGGCGTAGGTCACCTGAGTGAGGCCCAACTTCTGAGCGATCTGGGGACCGACCTGTGCGGTATCACCATCGATAGCCTGACGGCCGCAGAGGATGATGTCGTAGTTGCCAACTTTCTTGATAGCCTGAGCCAGAGTGTAGCTGGTAGCCAAGGTATCTGCACCACCGAGAGTACGGTCGGTAACAACGAAACCTTCGTCAGCGCCGCGATAGAGAGCTTCGCGAACAACTTCGGCGGACTTGGGGAGACCCATGGTCACAACGGAAATGGTGGAACCGGGGAACTGATCCTTCAGGCGAAGGGCCTGTTCCAATGCATTCAGGTCTTCAGGGTTGAAGACTGCAGGCAAGGCAGCACGATTGATGGTACCCTGTTCCGTCATGGCGTCGGGACCCACATTTCGTGTGTCAGGAACTTGCTTAGCAAGTACAACGATTTTTAGGCTCATAGTTATTGATCTTTAGCGGATGAACCGCCAAGGTGATTAGTTTAATGTTATTTGAGCCAAATTTACCTTTTTTGAAAAATGTAAATGGTGAAGTTGGGTGGAATACTTTAAAAAAAGAGGAGAAAATGGCTGAAATTATTACAATCTTGTGATTATTTTCGTACGTATTGTAGGGCGTGCCATTGGACGTCCTATGGTGCCGTTTATAAAAATTACTGATAGCCCTTGCTCTTGAGGGGTATGTTACTCTTTTTTATATTATGTTAACAAAAAGTTGCCTTGTGCTGTGAAAGGCTGCGTGGCGAGAAGAAAAAAACTTTTTGCCCGTAAGAGAATCCCGTGAAAACCGGGAACGGTCCCGCCGCTGTAAGGGAGGACGAAACTGACATGAACCAATGCGAGATAAGCGATTCGAACTCTCGTGTGAAGGAGTCAGGAGTAGAATGATCCCCCAGTCAGAAGAACTGTGAGGTAGCTAAGGAATACGGTCGTGTGCCGTGTCCATCTGGAGTCCGATGCGAGAGACATGGACAAGATTTGCCGCGCTAGCACTAGCAGCGGCCTGTTGCGTATGTGCCCAGGATGGCCCTATTCAGGACCTGGGTTCTACCGACGTGGTTGCCCAAGCCCCCGCAGTCTCTCAAAAAAGCACCAGTTTTACCGAAATTACCAAGGATGCCTGGGAAGGTAAACCTTATTCCGCCGCTGAACTTCTGGCTACTCTGCCTGGAATTCAGTATTATCGCCAGGGTGGCCTGGGTAGTTTCCAGACCATAAGCATTCGAGGAATTGCTGCTAAGAATGTGGTTATCTGCATGGATGGGGTTCCCTTGAACGATGGCAGCGGCGGTGCGGTGGATCTGGGGCAGATTGACTTGAACCAGATTGAAAAAATTGAAGTCTACAAGGATCGTGTCCCTGCGAGATTCGGTGGCGCAGGAATTGGCGGTGCCGTCAATTTTGTGACCAAGTCCGCTGTGGATCGCGGTGGCCCAAAAACGTCAGGACGAATCCTCGCCAGTTATGGAAGTCATAACTTCTGGGAAGGATCTGCGCAGGTCCAGACTCGTGTGACGGATAGCGCTACTTTTGCGGCCACACTGTCCGCTCGCCATTCCGACAATGATTACGAATTTACCAACCGTAACGGCACCAACTATAATAAGGATGATGACTTTACGGATGTTCGAAAGAATGCCCAGTATACGGAATATTCCGGTAATGTGAAGTACCGCATCCTCCATGGCTTTGGAGGTTTCTCCACATTCTCCTTGAATGCCTCCATGTCCGATGCGGGTAACCCCGGTCGTGAAGATTACCAGACCACATTTGCCGGCTTCGAAGGGCAAAATGCCCAGGCCAGCTACCGCATGGAATTTCCCGAATACTTTGGATGGCTTTGGCTGGAATTGGGCCTGACGGGAAAATTTGAAAAGTCGGTTTCCCATTCCTACTATCCGGTA
Encoded here:
- a CDS encoding electron transfer flavoprotein subunit beta/FixA family protein — translated: MSLKIVVLAKQVPDTRNVGPDAMTEQGTINRAALPAVFNPEDLNALEQALRLKDQFPGSTISVVTMGLPKSAEVVREALYRGADEGFVVTDRTLGGADTLATSYTLAQAIKKVGNYDIILCGRQAIDGDTAQVGPQIAQKLGLTQVTYAEEILSLDPAAKKVVIRRLIDGGVETVEAPLPLVVTVNGSAAPCRPRNAKRLMKYKAATAVAERAPEAAEKYAALIAEKPYLDIAQWGAADIDADPAQIGKAGSPTNVKAVKNIVFKAKESRTLTASDEDVEGLIKELLEGKIIG